The Candidatus Dormiibacterota bacterium genome contains a region encoding:
- a CDS encoding peroxiredoxin yields MLAQVGKPAPDFKLASTKDATGAKDLGKEIKLSDYRGKWLIFFFYPLDFTFVCPTEITALSDKYDEFKEFDAEILGASVDSVHSHWAWLSTPREKNGIHGTKYPLVSDFNKETARAYGVLNEESGAAQRGLFIIDPEGVLKYAVVTADNVGRSVEETLRVLQALQTGGLCPAEWKPGKALLQKA; encoded by the coding sequence ATGTTAGCTCAGGTTGGAAAACCGGCCCCCGATTTTAAACTCGCGAGCACGAAAGATGCGACCGGCGCGAAGGATCTCGGCAAGGAGATCAAGCTCTCCGATTACCGCGGTAAATGGCTGATATTCTTCTTCTATCCGCTCGACTTCACGTTCGTGTGCCCGACCGAAATTACGGCGCTCTCGGACAAGTACGACGAGTTCAAAGAATTCGACGCCGAGATTCTCGGCGCGTCGGTTGACTCGGTGCACAGCCATTGGGCGTGGCTCTCGACGCCGCGCGAGAAGAACGGCATCCATGGCACCAAGTACCCGCTCGTGTCGGACTTCAATAAAGAGACCGCGCGTGCGTACGGCGTGCTCAACGAAGAGTCCGGCGCCGCGCAGCGTGGGCTGTTCATCATCGATCCCGAAGGCGTGCTGAAGTATGCGGTCGTGACCGCCGACAACGTCGGTCGCAGCGTTGAAGAGACGCTCCGCGTGTTGCAGGCGCTCCAGACCGGCGGGCTCTGCCCGGCCGAATGGAAGCCCGGCAAGGCGCTGCTGCAGAAGGCGTAA